In Phycisphaerae bacterium, the DNA window CATCCGTAACCGACAATCGAAATCAGCACGGGGGAAAGGGGGCGGTGTGTCCCCGGCCCGCTCGCACGCCCGACCACAACGAATCAGCCCGTCTCATTCGACAACTCATGAAATATGGCGGCTAGCGAGATCGAGGATCAGATCCACTACACGCGGTTTGGTCCTAACCTGCCCATTCTGGGCGACCGCAGGCGAGTCGTCCATCTTCTCGTAGGTTCTGACCATGCCTCACTCTATCCGTGCTGCGTGATGCATTCTGCGACACGGTGACGACACCGTGGATCGGGATCCCCTTCCAGTTGAGTGAGTCGTTTGTGCCGCCGCATTGGTTGCGCCGCCTCCGCACGTGAGCGGGATCGCCTAAGGACAGATACACGCGGCCGCGTTGGCGAGTCTACGCTGCATCGTGGAACCCGGAGATACGCCGGCGAGTGCAGGGAAATAGGCTCCCTTGTCAAGCCACGCTTGCGCAGGGGCGGTCGCGGGATGTACCGAGTACTACTCCGCCGATTGGCGGGGCAGTACGAAACAGGACAAACCTCCGGACTTCGTCATGTGTCGATCGCTCCGTTTGCCCAGTGCGCGAGAGCGCTTCGAAGAGGGTTACGTTCGGCGAGGTTTTCCCGCCATCGCCAAAAAACGGTGGCGGTTGTCTTTAAGGATCGGGTCGGCCGGAGCTCAACAGCCGTTGCACTCGGTTTGTTCATCGGTGCACATCGGATTTCGCGGCTCAGCTCCGGTCTTCGAAGTCGCATCAAGAAGACTGGGAATCACGGAATAGCCGTAACTCTTCCCCGACTGCCGTTGAACTACGAATTTGTCCGTGACCGATCAGAACTCGCCTCGGCAGACTTTGCGGCCCACCAGCCGCCGATCCTCGTAGGATCGGCCAGCGCCTTGTTGGGCACTTTGTCGAGGCGGCGGCCCGCTGCCCGTCGCCGGGTTGGCGTCATCCCAGGCTGGTCGGCACGACTTTGAAGATGAACGCGAGAGAAAAGTAGACACCCACGAGCAGGAAGATGACGCCCGTGAGTCGGCGGGCCCAGCGCTCGAACGCGCTGATGCGGTTGAAGGCCTTCGCCATCGCATTGGCACTGGTCACGATGAGGATAGCGAAAAGGAGGACCGGCAACGCCGTGCTGATCCCGAACACGGCCGGCAGCATCAGGCTCGACTCATATTTGACCGCCAAGGGAATCAGGCCGGCAAAGTAGAGCGTCGCCGAGGCCGGACAGAAAGAAAGCGCGAAGACAATTCCTAACAGCAGTCCCCCCCAAACACCCCAGTCCGCCACCCTCTGCCCGACCCGTTGGCCAAGATCGGAGCCGCGCGCCGGGAGCGCGATCAAGTCCAGCAGTACCATCCCGAGCAGGATCAGTATTGGACCAAGCAGCTTGTTCATGTATTTCTGGAGCGTGATCGAAACCGTAGGGGCCGACAGTAAGCTACCGACAAGGATCGTCGCGATCGCCACGTACACGAGGCTTCGGCCGAGCGTGTAAAGCATCCCTGTCAGGAACGCTGCTCGCGGGCTATCCACGCGTCGACTAATGAACGAAATCGCTGCGACATTCGTGGCGAGCGGGCAGGGGCTTATGGCCGTGAGAATACCCGTCCAAGCCGCCGCTACGATCGCCGCCCACAAATCAGCCGACACAGCTACGACTCCAGGTACTTGCGGGTCTGATCCGCGACATATTGCTTGAACTGGGCCTCATCGTCGTGCACGTATTGCCAGACTTTCTCCATGTTGGTCCAGGCGCGCTGTTGGCCGTCATGCAGGTCTACGAGAACCAGGGAGCTCGCGACGAGGTGAAAATCCTCCACGAAATGGGTGTTCGGAGGTTCCTCCATGTTGATGACGCGCCATTCGAGGTCACCATTATTCAACGCTGTTGCAAACTTCTCGCGCAGTGCTTCTTCCGACAGCCGCTCGATCTTGTTGCAGGTCATGCAACGCTGGGTGTTGTGGAAATAGTAGGCAATCACCTTGTGGCTTGATTCAATCCGGGGCGCGCTTTGCGCCATTTGATTTTCAGGGTTCGCTGGTGCCGGCTGACCGCCCCCGGGCGCCCGCTCTCGTGATTCGACACCCAATGCAGGCTTTTCTGCGACCACGGCCGCAGGAGTATCGTCGTTTCCGGTTTCATCGATTACCAGATACGCCACACTGACGGCGACGAAGGCCAGGAGGAACACGGTACCGATTGTCTTCACTTTCATCGTTCTTCT includes these proteins:
- a CDS encoding sulfite exporter TauE/SafE family protein, yielding MSADLWAAIVAAAWTGILTAISPCPLATNVAAISFISRRVDSPRAAFLTGMLYTLGRSLVYVAIATILVGSLLSAPTVSITLQKYMNKLLGPILILLGMVLLDLIALPARGSDLGQRVGQRVADWGVWGGLLLGIVFALSFCPASATLYFAGLIPLAVKYESSLMLPAVFGISTALPVLLFAILIVTSANAMAKAFNRISAFERWARRLTGVIFLLVGVYFSLAFIFKVVPTSLG